GACATCGATTTTGTCGCGCGCTATGGCGGCGAGGAGTTCGCGCTGATTCTGCCGGAAGTGGATGCCGGCGGCGGCATGGTGGTGGCGGAGAAGATTCGCAAGGCGGTGGAAGCTCAACGGTTCATTTCCGAAGATGGCGAAGCCATCGGTTCGATTACCATTTCCTGCGGCGTGACCGATAACACCGGCGCAAACGGGCCGGAGGAACTCATCGCGCGCGCCGATCGCGGCCTGTACTGGGTAAAGCGCCATGGCCGCAACCGCGTGCGTCTTTCCGTCGCGGAGCGTGATGAGTAAGCCGCCGTTGAAGGTACTGTTCGTTACGTCCGAGGTGACGCCGTTCAGCAAGACCGGCGGGCTGGCGGATATCAGTGCCGCCCTGCCTAAGGCGCTCGCCGCACAGGGGTGTGACGTGCGCGTGATAACGCCGCGCTACGGGTTCATCAGCCGCGAGAAGTACGGCATCCGGCTTGACGGCACGGGGGCCGGATTTTCCGTGGACCTGCACGGGCATTCGGTCAAGGTCGCGCTCTCCCACGCTGCCGATTCGCAGCCGGGGCTTCAGTTTCTCTTTGTGGAGTGTGACCCGCTGTTTGACCGCCCCGGCCTGTATGTGGATCCCTTTACGAATCGCGACTATATCGATAACGATTACCGCTTCATCGTTCTCTGCCGCGCCGCAATGGAGGCGTGTCGCCTCGGCGAATGGACTCCGGATATTGTGCATTGCAACGATTGGCAAACAGGGCTGGTTCCGCTGTATCTGCATTCGGCGCGCGTCGCGGGCGAATTGACGCCACTGCGCTCCGTGTTCACCATTCACAATATTGCCTATCATGGCATGTTTGGCGGCGACGCGGCTCGCCGGGCGGGAGAAGCCCAGCGCTATTTCTTCCCGGGCGGTCCGGTGGAATTCTACGGCTATCTGAGTTTTCTCAAAGCAGGACTGGAATTCGGCGACGCGCTCAATACGGTGTCTCCGACCTATGCGCGTGAAATCGAAACCACCGGCGATTACAGTTTTGGTTTCGACTCGATCCTGCGGGCGCGGGGGGAACTGTCGGGCATTCTGAACGGCATCGATTACGATGTCTGGAATCCCGCCACGGACCCCGCTCTTGCCGAACGCTACGACGCCTCGTCGCTCGAAAAGAAGGAACAGAACAAACGCGCGCTGTGTGCCCGTATCGGATTGGCCTATGATCCGGCGGTGCCGCTGATCGGAATGGTCACGCGCATCGTGGCTCAAAAGGGTTTTGAAATCATTGCGCCGGTGCTGCGCGAGATTCTCAGTCTGCCCGCGCAACTCGTGCTGCTGGGGAGTGGCGATCCCTATTTCGAGCATCTGTTCCGCGAAGCCGCGCATGTTTTTCCGGACCGGCTCGCGGTGCACATCGGATATGATGAGGACTTCTCGCATCAGATCGAAGCGGGCGCGGACATGTTCCTGATGCCGTCCAAATTCGAACCCTGCGGCCTGAATCAGATGATGAGCATGCGGTATGGCACGCTGCCCATCGTTCGGGCTACGGGCGGCCTGGCCGACACGGTGATCGATGCCGGCGCAGGTGCTTCAAAGGGCACGGGGTTCAGCTTCAGCGACTACACTCCCGAAGCGCTGCTGCAAACGGTCAAACGCGCAACGGCGGCCCGTGCCGACGCAACGCTCTGGCGCGCCCTGCAGACCAACGCCATGGCGCAGGACTTTTCCTGGAAACGATCCGCCAAACGGTACATGGACCTCTATGCAAAGACCCTCAAGGCCAAGCCGCGGGTGATCCTATGAGACGTCTGCTCGTAGCGCTGCTGCTCTGGGTGCCTTGTGCGCTCTTTGCTCAAACCGCTGCCAGGTGGACGAAGATTCTGCCCTCGGCAACGGTCCAGTTGCGCGATCCGCGCTGCGTCTCGGTTTCGCCCGAAGGGCTGATTTACATCGCCGATACCGGACATCACCGCGTGGTTGCCGTCGATACGACGGGCCGCCTTGTGGCGGAGACGGGCGGCCTCGGCAATGCCCACGGCCAGTTCCGCTGGGCGCGGGCGATCATCGCCGACCGTGGCAATGCGGTGTGGGTTCTTGATTACGGCAACCGTCGCATCGAGCGCTTCACCCGGTCGCTGGAGTACCAGGGCACGTTCACGATCACGCTGCCGAATGATGATACTCCGCACCAACCGGAAGCTATGGCCATGTCACCGCAGAGTGATCTGTATATCTACGATCGCGATGCCGGCCGCCTCGTGCGTTACGATCCGCTCTTCAGCGCGCAGGCCGAAATAGGCAGCGGAGGCGGTTCGCAATTTGTGACGAATGTCGCCAGCATCGCCTGCGTTTCCGCGCATGGCCTGTTCTGGTGGGAGCGGGGCAGCAACGAAATCCGGCATGCGGACGGTCTGCTGAATCCTGCCGCGCCTCTGAGGCTCGGCGCCGCGCCCGAAGACCTGCGTCTCGCGCCGGCGGATTCCTGCCTGCTGTATGCCACGCCCGCGGGGATCTTTCGCCAGTGCTTGCAGGCGGCGCCGTCGGATACTTTGTTCTCGCTGGCCGAGCTTTCGGCGGCGGGAGTCACTCATATTGCCGGTCTGGCCATGGTGCCGGACCATGTTCTCTACGTGTTGGACGGTGGCACCGCCGCCGTATATCGGGTCAATCTGCTGCGGGAGTGAATGCCCACGACGCGACGGTTTAACGTCCGCAATGGGCGGCGTGCATCCAGGCCGCTTGCTATTCTTCTTCTGATGTGGGTGCCGCTGGTTGCGGCAGCGCTTCCGCTGCGGTCGGGGTCTGTGACCTTCACCGCAACCGCGCCGCGCGACACGCTGTTCACCCTGCCCGTAACGTGGGTGGTGCTGGACTCCGTGCATGTGTCGCGTAATGGAACGCCTATCTCCGAGTTCGCCGATTGGCGCATCGCCGAACCGGGTAACCGGATCTGGATCTACCGTCCGCTGGGACCCAGCGATACGCTGCGTGTGGCGTATGTTTACGAACCGATTCCGCTTTACCGCTCGTACGTGCGCCACAGCTTAAGGGAAATCGGACGCGAAACCACGGCGCATGCTGCGGGAGATACGTCGCGCATGGTGCCCGCGTTCGCACCGCAGAGTGCCGCGCTGGAAGGGTGGAGCCGCCTGGTCAAATCCGGATCGCTGATTCGCAGCGTGCAGGTGGGAACGGGACAGGACTTGCAGCTTGAATCCGCGCTGAATTTGCAGGTGCAGGGACGTGTCGGCAGAAATGTGGACGTGGTGGCGGCGTTAACAGATCAGTCCACGCCCATCCAGCCCGAGGGCACCACCGAGACGCTGAACGAGCTGGAAAAAATTTTCGTCTCGGTGCGCAGTCCGCATCTTTCCACCACGCTCGGCGACTACACGTTGGATCTGCCCGGCGGCCAGTATGACGGCTACACGCGCAAACTCACCGGAGTGTTCGGCGAGGCCAACTACGGCGGCATCAAAGCGATGGGCGGTGGCGCGGTCAGCCGGGGCCAGTTCTTCACCAACACGTTCAACGGGCAGGAAGCCAACCAGGGTCCCTATCCGCTGCACGGCAAGAACAATGAGATCGGCATGGTGGTGCTGGCCGGGACCGAGAAGGTCTGGCTGGACGGGCAGTTGCTGCGGCGCGGCGAAGACAACGATTACACCATTGATTACTCGTCCGGCGAAGTAACCTTCACCCCGCGCCGCGTTATCACCTCCGATTCGCGCATCGTGGTGGACTTCGAGTACGCCAAGGAAGACTATCAGCGCTTCTACAGCGCGGGTCGGATTGAAGGTGCCACCGCTGATGGTCGTCTGGGCGGCACGGTGACCTTCATCAATGAATCCGATGACCGCACGCGCCCGGTGGGGTTCGTGCTGAATGATGCGGACCGCGCGCGTCTTGCCGCCGTCGGCAACAATCCGGATTCGGCCATTGCCTTTGCCGGCGACACCACCAGCGCGCCGCGCGAATATGTGCAGGCGGACACCACGCTCGACACGCTGCACTATGCGATTTTTGTCTACGCGCCGCATGACTCGCTGCATCCATTGTGGCACGTGCTCTTTGACGATTTCGGTTTGGGCAATGGTGAGTACGACGCCGCGGCGGACACCTTGGGCCACACCTATTTTCGCTGGGTCGGGCCGACTCGCGGGCGCTACCGTCCCTTCCGGAGGCTGCCGCTCCCGCAACAGCATTCCGTGGCCGATGTGCGTGTAAACGGTTCGCCTGTCACCGGACTGACTCTTACGGGCGAAGTGGCCATGAGCAGCCGCGACCTGAATACCTATTCGTCTCTCGGCGACAAGAACAACAACGGCACGGCCTACACCGCAGGGGCGCGGTTGGACCGCAAAGAGCCGCAACTCTGGTTCGTCAAGCCGTACAGCGTTGGGGCGGACGTTCAGATCCGGCATCGCGATCAGCGCTTTGTCGAACTCAGCCGGGTCTCCGAAGTCGAATTCCAACGGGACTGGGACGTCGGTGTGAATAATGGAGTCGCCGAGACTATTCGCGAGGGCAATGCGCGGGTTAATCCGGTTCAGAATTTGTCCCTGTTCGGCGGCTATGGAGATCTCAGCCGCGCGCAGGCCTTTTCTTCACAGCGCCGCACGC
The sequence above is a segment of the bacterium genome. Coding sequences within it:
- the glgA gene encoding glycogen synthase GlgA, producing the protein MSKPPLKVLFVTSEVTPFSKTGGLADISAALPKALAAQGCDVRVITPRYGFISREKYGIRLDGTGAGFSVDLHGHSVKVALSHAADSQPGLQFLFVECDPLFDRPGLYVDPFTNRDYIDNDYRFIVLCRAAMEACRLGEWTPDIVHCNDWQTGLVPLYLHSARVAGELTPLRSVFTIHNIAYHGMFGGDAARRAGEAQRYFFPGGPVEFYGYLSFLKAGLEFGDALNTVSPTYAREIETTGDYSFGFDSILRARGELSGILNGIDYDVWNPATDPALAERYDASSLEKKEQNKRALCARIGLAYDPAVPLIGMVTRIVAQKGFEIIAPVLREILSLPAQLVLLGSGDPYFEHLFREAAHVFPDRLAVHIGYDEDFSHQIEAGADMFLMPSKFEPCGLNQMMSMRYGTLPIVRATGGLADTVIDAGAGASKGTGFSFSDYTPEALLQTVKRATAARADATLWRALQTNAMAQDFSWKRSAKRYMDLYAKTLKAKPRVIL
- a CDS encoding NHL repeat-containing protein, translated to MRRLLVALLLWVPCALFAQTAARWTKILPSATVQLRDPRCVSVSPEGLIYIADTGHHRVVAVDTTGRLVAETGGLGNAHGQFRWARAIIADRGNAVWVLDYGNRRIERFTRSLEYQGTFTITLPNDDTPHQPEAMAMSPQSDLYIYDRDAGRLVRYDPLFSAQAEIGSGGGSQFVTNVASIACVSAHGLFWWERGSNEIRHADGLLNPAAPLRLGAAPEDLRLAPADSCLLYATPAGIFRQCLQAAPSDTLFSLAELSAAGVTHIAGLAMVPDHVLYVLDGGTAAVYRVNLLRE